The genomic DNA GGTTTTTTTATGGATAAATATAGGGAAAGCATCCAAAATAGGGAAAAGAATATAAATGAAAATACGAGGAGAGTGTAAACATGGAGGAATATCGAATTGAAAAAGATACTTTAGGTGAAGTAAAGGTTCCGGCTGACAAGTATTGGGGAGCCCAAACTCAACGAAGCAGAGAAAATTTTAAAATTGGTACAGAAAAAATGCTGATTGAGGTTATTTATGCACTTGTTCACATAAAAAAAGCAGCTGCAATTGTCAATCACAAACTAGGTAAGCTTTCAGAAGCGAAAAAGAATGCGATTACAAAAGCATGTTCTGAAATTCTTTCTGGCTCTTTTGATGACCATTTTCCGCTAGTTGTCTGGCAAACAGGAAGCGGGACTCAAACAAATATGAATGTGAATGAAGTCGTGGCAAGAAGAGCGACGGAAATAATGAACAACGAAGATGGAAATGAAACCATTCATCCCAATGATGATGTAAATATGTCCCAAAGCTCGAATGATACATTTCCGACCGCCATGCATATTGCAGCATACATCGCAATAACGGAAAATCTTCTCCCCTCACTAAAGGAATTGATAAAAACCTTCAAATTAAAAGAAACGGCCTTTAAAGATGTGATTAAAATTGGAAGAACGCATCTTCAAGATGCTACTCCTTTAACATTGGGGCAAGAAATCAGTGGTTGGCGAGCGATGCTGGAAAAAGATGAGAAGATGATTACCGAGGCAGTAAACTATTTGCAGGATTTGGCGATAGGAGGAACGGCTGTTGGCACCGGCATAAATGCAGACCCTTCATTTGGGGAAGAAGTAGCTTTGGAAATTTCAAAAGCTGTCGGACATCAATTCCGATCAGCGAAAAACAAATTTCAAGCTCTAACAAGCCACGATGAAATTGTTTATGTTCATGGCGCTTTAAAGGCACTCGCAGCTGATTTAATGAAAATCGCCAATGATGTGCGCTGGCTTGCGAGCGGTCCGAGAAGCGGGATAGGGGAAATAACGATACCGGCGAATGAACCGGGAAGTTCCATTATGCCGGGAAAAGTAAATCCGACACAAAGCGAAGCATTGACTATGGTCGCGTGCCAAGTTTTTGGAAACGATGCTGCGATTGGTTTCGCAGCTAGCCAAGGAAATTTTGAATTGAATGTATTCAAGCCAATGATTATTTTTAATCTTCTCCAGAGCATTCGGCTGCTTTCCGAAGGAATGCAATCTTTTAATGAAAAATGTGCGGTTGGAATTGAAGCAAATAAAGAAGTCATCGAGGCTCATTTAGAAAGATCACTAATGCTCGCTACAGCTCTCAATCCTCATATTGGCTATGAAAAAGCTGCGGAAATTGCCAAATTAGCTTTTAAAGAGAATATCACGCTAAAAGAAGCGGCATTGAAAACAGGATATATAACTGAAGAACAATATAATCAATGGGTAAGGCCGGAAAATATGATCTAATCATCTAATCAAAATGGGCTGACCCTTTGTTTGAGAGTCAGCCCCAATGCCATTTTTATTCAATTTATTTATTAAAATTGTCTTCCGCTTAGTTGTTGTTGAGCCATTTGTACAAGGCGTTTTGTTATTTCTCCCCCAACAGAACCGTTGGCACGTGAAGTAGTTTCTGCTCCGAGATTTACGCCGAATTCTGTAGCAATTTCATATTTCATTTGTTCTAATGCTTGTTCAACACCAGGAACTAACAATTGATTAGAGTTATTATTTGCAGCCATGAATATTTCCTCCTTCTGTAATTCATTGTTGTTTTTTATGGTTGGGTTAGCCGGATTTGCACCGGCAAACAGTGTGACTGTTACCTTTGTTTGGTTTAACCCATCGGTGGAATAAACTTTATTGCTTTGTTTACAGTTTATTTTGTTTGATTTTTGAAAGTTTATTCAGATAAACGGTTAGGGGATTACTTCCATTTGTTTTGGCAAGTTTTCGATTACATATACGGTTAGAAATAACGTAAACTAGCATTAATTAAATCGGTTAGAAAGGGTTTGGGGGATATGCCGATATGTCCAATTTGCAACGGATTCAAAACTCTTCATTTAAAATGTCCGAAATGCAACAGTGAACTTGAGGAAAGCGGCAGGATCATGGACTATTATGATGATTACAGCCCGTATATGATGATTGATCATTTGAAATTGGAAGACGGTTATCCAACAACATATTCAAATCATGAATGTCCGCATTTCTTCTATTGTCCGAAATGTGAATTTAGTGACATCGAGCTGATTAAAGAACAAGACCTCGTTTAATTTCACGAGGTCTTGGAAAGTGATGAATATTTACGCATGAACTGTTTCTTCGTTTTTTGAGCGGATTCTCATTTCTGTTTCTGTGTCAAAGAAATGGGCTTTATTCATATCAAACGCAAGCTCTAATTTATCACCCGGATGGATATCTGTCCGGGAATTAATACGGGCAACAAATTCTTGGGATTCTATGTTTGAATAAATCATTGTTTCTGCACCTGTTAATTCTGACACTTCAATATGAGCCAGAATTTTTGATTCTTGTGTGGCATCAATAAATACCGGTTCATCATGAATATCTTCTGGCCTGATCCCTAAGATGATATTTTTGCCGACATAACCTTGATCGCGAAGAACTTTCATCTTTCCTTCAGGAACTGCGATAGATATATTGCCAATGACAAATTTACCTTCTTCAAGTTTACCGTTAAAGAAGTTCATAGCAGGGGAACCGATAAAGCCGCCGACAAATACATTCTCCGGCTTTTCATAAACATCTCTAGGCGCACCGACCTGCTGAATAACACCATCTTTCATAACTACTAACCGTGTTGCCATTGTCATTGCTTCTGTTTGGTCGTGCGTTACGTAGATGGTTGTTGTTTGTAAACGTTGATGCAATTTTGCAATTTCTGCCCGCATTTGGACGCGAAGTTTTGCGTCAAGGTTTGAAAGAGGTTCATCCATTAAGAAGACTTTTGCATCACGGACAATCGCACGTCCGAGGGCAACACGCTGTCGCTGTCCGCCTGATAAAGCTTTTGGTTTTCGATCAAGATACGGTTCCAAACCAAGAATTTTTGCTGCTTCTTTAACACGGCGGTCAATTTCATCTTTAGGAAATTTACGTAGTTTTAAGCCAAATGCCATGTTTTCATATACGCTCATATGCGGATATAGTGCATAGTTTTGGAACACCATCGCGATATCACGGTCTTTTGGCGGTACATTGTTTACACGCTTCCCATCAATATATAAATCCCCTTTTGTAATTTCCTCAAGACCAGCAATCATTCGAAGTGTCGTTGATTTGCCGCAACCAGACGGTCCAACAAAAACAATAAATTCTTTATCTTTAATATGCAGGTTGAAATCATGAACAGCGGTGACTTTATTATCATAGACTTTGTAGATATGTTCTAATCTTAATTCTGCCATGTTATTTCCCCCTCTTATGAAATGAAATCGCTTTATTATTAATTTAAAAAATGAGGATATATTCTGAATGGACATTTTGCACAAAATTCGTTCAGCAATTTTTAGGCAATGTGCAAAAAATAAATTTTTAATGTCTTTTTTATGCATTTTGCTTAACTATCACTAACCTCTGTCAGCAAACATGCTAAATAAACAGTAAAGGCCCCATGAATATCCTTTAATTTTATTCCAGTTTTTTCAATAAACTTTTCAAGCCTATATTGGAGGGTATTGCGGTGAATATACAATTTTTTGGCAGTAAGTGATGTGTTTAGATTATTTTCAATAAAAAGCTTCACGGTAGTAAGAAGTTCACGGTCATCTTCTAAAATGGGTAAAAGCGAACCAGTCAGAATTTCTTTTAATTGGGCATCCAATTTTTCTGCAAGCAAAACCGGAAACACTTTTTCAAAAGTAATGATCCGTTCTTTTGGCAAAAGCTTTATTCCCTTTATGAAAAACTGTAAGTCTTGTTGAAAGATTTTTGCGAACTGTTCAGAAAGTGACCTGAATTTTCCAGGGTAAAGATAGATTTTTATAAAAAAATCACTCTCGAATGTATTTACCATTGAGACAAAATCTTCCTCAGTCAAAAAGTGGCCTTTTTTTTCTTCCACAATAACTCCTCTTGTTTCCTCAAGCCAGATGACAATAACATCATCGGAAAAAAATCCTCTGATTGCGGCCTCAA from Bacillus methanolicus MGA3 includes the following:
- the fumC gene encoding class II fumarate hydratase, with amino-acid sequence MEEYRIEKDTLGEVKVPADKYWGAQTQRSRENFKIGTEKMLIEVIYALVHIKKAAAIVNHKLGKLSEAKKNAITKACSEILSGSFDDHFPLVVWQTGSGTQTNMNVNEVVARRATEIMNNEDGNETIHPNDDVNMSQSSNDTFPTAMHIAAYIAITENLLPSLKELIKTFKLKETAFKDVIKIGRTHLQDATPLTLGQEISGWRAMLEKDEKMITEAVNYLQDLAIGGTAVGTGINADPSFGEEVALEISKAVGHQFRSAKNKFQALTSHDEIVYVHGALKALAADLMKIANDVRWLASGPRSGIGEITIPANEPGSSIMPGKVNPTQSEALTMVACQVFGNDAAIGFAASQGNFELNVFKPMIIFNLLQSIRLLSEGMQSFNEKCAVGIEANKEVIEAHLERSLMLATALNPHIGYEKAAEIAKLAFKENITLKEAALKTGYITEEQYNQWVRPENMI
- a CDS encoding alpha/beta-type small acid-soluble spore protein; the protein is MAANNNSNQLLVPGVEQALEQMKYEIATEFGVNLGAETTSRANGSVGGEITKRLVQMAQQQLSGRQF
- a CDS encoding ABC transporter ATP-binding protein, with product MAELRLEHIYKVYDNKVTAVHDFNLHIKDKEFIVFVGPSGCGKSTTLRMIAGLEEITKGDLYIDGKRVNNVPPKDRDIAMVFQNYALYPHMSVYENMAFGLKLRKFPKDEIDRRVKEAAKILGLEPYLDRKPKALSGGQRQRVALGRAIVRDAKVFLMDEPLSNLDAKLRVQMRAEIAKLHQRLQTTTIYVTHDQTEAMTMATRLVVMKDGVIQQVGAPRDVYEKPENVFVGGFIGSPAMNFFNGKLEEGKFVIGNISIAVPEGKMKVLRDQGYVGKNIILGIRPEDIHDEPVFIDATQESKILAHIEVSELTGAETMIYSNIESQEFVARINSRTDIHPGDKLELAFDMNKAHFFDTETEMRIRSKNEETVHA
- a CDS encoding PucR family transcriptional regulator, which codes for MFNRLLSFYPHAFITDSVYGQLIEEYHCFFDGNGHWLCIPKKDMSEKELELLRTLFPENSHSSNCSQLNTQSKKWQDFLFQNGGIPADEDKVFRVICFQYSGTKTDNQEFEAAIRGFFSDDVIVIWLEETRGVIVEEKKGHFLTEEDFVSMVNTFESDFFIKIYLYPGKFRSLSEQFAKIFQQDLQFFIKGIKLLPKERIITFEKVFPVLLAEKLDAQLKEILTGSLLPILEDDRELLTTVKLFIENNLNTSLTAKKLYIHRNTLQYRLEKFIEKTGIKLKDIHGAFTVYLACLLTEVSDS